A section of the Ranitomeya imitator isolate aRanImi1 chromosome 7, aRanImi1.pri, whole genome shotgun sequence genome encodes:
- the LOC138645597 gene encoding serine/threonine-protein kinase NLK2 isoform X3: protein MSFPGPGRPVPAPLCSGVFGGILPPPLGHKFYCHNGAASGGGAVSAGAQHPGATHCAGEPEPDRPIGYGAFGVVWSVTDPRDGKRVALKKMPNVFQNLVSCKRVFRELKMLCFFKHDNVLSALDILQPPQIDCFEEIYVITELMQTDLHKVIVSPQPLSADHIKVFLYQILRGLKYLHSAGILHRDIKPGNLLVNSNCVLKICDFGLARVEELDESQHMTQEVVTQYYRAPEILMGSRHYQNAIDIWSVGCIFAELLGRRILFQAQSPIQQLDLITDLLGTPPLTAMRSACEGARAHILRGPHKPPSLSVLYMLSGEATHEAVHLLCRMLLFDPMKRISAKDALAHPYLEEGRLRYHTCMCHCCYSVSSGRVYTADFEPTAGDRFDDSYEKSLTSVWQVKELVHRFITDQQQGKRPPLCINPHSAAFKTFIRSTAWHSSKVSKKEER from the exons ATGTCATTCCCGGGGCCCGGGCGGCCGGTGCCGGCTCCGCTGTGCTCCGGGGTGTTCGGGGGGATCCTGCCGCCGCCCCTCGGCCACAAGTTCTACTGTCACAACGGCGCCGCCAGCGGAGGAGGAGCGGTGTCAGCCGGGGCCCAACACCCGGGGGCCACACACTGCGCCGGGGAGCCCGAGCCTGACCGGCCCATCGGATACGGAGCGTTCGGGGTGGTGTG GTCGGTGACTGACCCCCGAGATGGCAAACGTGTCGCACTTAAGAAGATGCCAAATGTCTTCCAGAACCTAGTGTCCTGCAAGCGAGTGTTCAGGGAGCTGAAAATGCTCTGCTTCTTCAAGCATGACAAC GTCCTGTCCGCCCTCGATATTCTGCAGCCCCCACAGATCGACTGCTTTGAAGAGAT ATACGTCATCACCGAGCTCATGCAGACCGACCTCCACAAAGTCATCGTGTCTCCGCAGCCGCTCAGCGCAGACCACATCAAGGTCTTCCTCTACCAGATACTGCGGG GACTGAAGTATCTGCACTCGGCGGGGATCCTGCACAGAGACATCAAGCCGGGGAACCTGCTGGTGAACAGTAACTGCGTGCTGAAG ATCTGCGACTTTGGTTTGGCGCGGGTGGAGGAGCTGGATGAGTCGCAGCACATGACCCAGGAGGTGGTGACCCAGTATTACCGCGCTCCGGAGATCCTCATGGGCAGCCGCCACTATCAGAACGCCATCGACATCTGGTCTGTGGGCTGCATCTTTGCCGAGCTTCTGGGGAGGCGAATCCTGTTCCAGGCGCAGAGTCCGATCCAGCAG CTGGACCTGATCACCGATCTGTTGGGGACCCCTCCTCTGACTGCCATGCGCTCCGCCTGCGAGGGAGCGAGAGCCCACATACTGCGCGGCCCGCACAAGCCG CCTTCCCTCTCTGTCTTGTACATGCTGTCTGGTGAAGCCACCCACGAGGCCGTTCACCTGCTGTGCCGGATGCTGCTGTTTGATCCG ATGAAGAGGATCTCTGCTAAGGACGCCCTGGCCCACCCGTACCTGGAGGAGGGGCGCCTCCGTTACCACACGTGCATGTGTCACTGCTGCTATTCCGTGTCCTCTGGACGCGTCTACACTGCAGATTTTGAGCCCACGGCCGGCGACCGGTTTGATGATTCCTATGAGAAAAGCCTCACATCTGTCTGGCAGGTCAAAG AGCTGGTTCATCGCTTCATCACAGACCAACAACAGGGCAAGCGGCCTCCTCTGTGTATAAACCCGCACTCGGCCGCGTTCAAGACCTTCATCAG GTCCACAGCCTGGCATTCCTCAAAGGTTTCCAAGAAGGAGGAGAGATGA